A window of the Gossypium arboreum isolate Shixiya-1 chromosome 2, ASM2569848v2, whole genome shotgun sequence genome harbors these coding sequences:
- the LOC108467035 gene encoding inositol-3-phosphate synthase, with protein sequence MFIESFKVESPNVKYTENEIQSVYNYETTELVHENKNGTYQWVVKPKTVKYEFKTDIHVPKLGVMLVGWGGNNGSTLTGGVIANKEGISWATKDKVQQANYFGSLTQASTIRVGSYNGEEIYAPFKSLLPMVNPNDIVFGGWDISDMNLADAMARAKVFDIDLQKQLRPYMESMVPLPGIYDPDFIAANQGERANNVMKGTKKEQVQQVIKDIREFKEKNKVDKVVVLWTANTERYSNVIVGLNDTVESLMASLEKNESEISPSTLYAIACVLENVPFINGSPQNTFVPGLIDLAIQRNCLIGGDDFKSGQTKMKSVLVDFLVGAGIKPTSIVSYNHLGNNDGMNLSAPQTFRSKEISKSNVVDDMVSSNGILYEPGEHPDHVVVIKYVPYVGDSKRAMDEYTSEIFMGGKNTIVLHNTCEDSLLAAPIILDLVLLAELSTRIQFKADGEGKFHTFHPVATILSYLTKAPLVPPGTPVVNALSKQRAMLENILRASIGLAPENNMILEYK encoded by the exons ATGTTTATTGAGAGTTTTAAGGTAGAGAGCCCCAATGTGAAGTACACGGAGAATGAAATTCAGTCTGTTTACAACTATGAAACTACAGAGCTTGTTCATGAGAACAAAAATGGAACCTATCAATGGGTTGTTAAACCCAAAACTGTCAAATATGAATTCAAGACTGATATCCATGTCCCTAAATTGGG GGTGATGCTTGTGGGATGGGGAGGAAACAATGGTTCAACCCTCACCGGAGGTGTTATAGCTAACAAAGA GGGTATCTCTTGGGCTACTAAGGACAAGGTACAACAGGCTAATTACTTTGGTTCATTGACTCAAGCATCAACGATCCGAGTTGGGTCTTACAATGGAGAAGAGATTTATGCTCCATTTAAGAGTCTTCTTCCTATG GTGAACCCAAATGATATTGTGTTTGGAGGATGGGACATTAGTGACATGAACCTAGCTGATGCAATGGCTAGGGCCAAGGTTTTCGACATTGATCTGCAAAAGCAACTGAGACCCTACATGGAATCCATGGTCCCACTCCCTGGAATCTACGATCCTGATTTCATTGCTGCTAACCAAGGTGAACGTGCCAATAATGTCATGAAGGGGACCAAGAAAGAACAAGTTCAGCAGGTCATCAAAGACATCAG GGAGTTCAAAGAGAAAAACAAGGTGGACAAGGTTGTTGTACTCTGGACTGCAAACACTGAGAGGTACAGCAATGTCATTGTGGGGCTAAATGACACCGTGGAAAGCCTTATGGCTTCTTTGGAGAAGAATGAATCAGAGATTTCTCCTTCCACTTTGTATGCTATTGCTTGTGTTCTTGAAAATGTTCCTTTCATCAATGGCAGCCCACAAAACACCTTTGTTCCAG GGTTGATTGATTTGGCTATTCAAAGGAACTGTCTGATTGGAGGAGATGACTTCAAGAGTGGCCAGACCAAGATGAAATCTGTCCTCGTGGATTTCCTTGTTGGGGCTGGTATCAAG CCAACATCGATAGTGAGTTACAACCATCTGGGAAATAATGATGGCATGAATCTGTCAGCACCCCAAACCTTCCGTTCCAAGGAGATCTCAAAGAGCAATGTTGTTGATGACATGGTTTCAAGCAATGGAATCCTCTATGAGCCTGGTGAACATCCTGATCATGTTGTGGTCATCAAG TATGTGCCGTATGTGGGAGACAGCAAGAGAGCCATGGATGAGTACACATCAGAGATATTCATGGGAGGCAAGAACACCATTGTGTTGCACAACACGTGTGAGGATTCCCTGTTGGCTGCTCCCATTATCCTAGATTTGGTTCTCCTTGCTGAACTTAGCACCAGGATCCAGTTCAAGGCTGATGGAGAG GGCAAGTTCCACACTTTCCATCCTGTGGCTACAATCCTCAGTTACCTCACCAAAGCCCCTCTT